A genomic segment from Coturnix japonica isolate 7356 chromosome 26, Coturnix japonica 2.1, whole genome shotgun sequence encodes:
- the TMEM9 gene encoding transmembrane protein 9 → MFVQCTWKCASSMLLIALLSCVLSPPAQAGKSSEDIRCKCICPPYRNISGHIYNKNVSQKDCNCLHVVEPMPVPGNDVEAYCLLCECKYEERSTTTIKVIIIVYLSVVGALLLYMAFLVLVDPLIRKPDAYTQPLHNEEENEDSRSLAAAPTPSGARANTVLERVEGAQQRWKRQVQEQRKTVFDRHKMLS, encoded by the exons ATGTTTGTCCAATGCACCTGGAAGTGTGCAAGCTCCATGCTGCTGATTGCACTGCTGAGCTGCGTCctttctcctccagcacaggCTGGCAAG agctcagaggacATCCGCTGCAAATGCATTTGTCCCCCATACCGGAACATCAGCGGGCACATTTACAACAAGAATGTATCACAGAAGGACTG CAACTGCCTGCATGTTGTGGAGCCCATGCCAGTGCCTGGGAATGATGTGGAGGCGTATTGTCTGCTGTGTGAGTGCAAGTATGAGGAGCgcagcaccaccaccatcaAG GTCATTATCATCGTTTATTTGTCTGTGGTGGGGGCACTGCTGCTCTATATGGCTTTCCTTGTGCTGGTGGACCCTCTGATCCGAAAACCAGATGCTTACACACAGCCCCTGCACAATGAGGAGGAGAATGAG GACTCTCGCTCCTTGGCTGCAGCCCCAACCCCATCGGGGGCCAGAGCCAACACTGTGCTGGAGAGGGTGGAGGGAGCCCAGCAGCGCTGGAAGCGCCAGgtgcaggagcagaggaagacaGTTTTTGACCGCCACAAGATGCTGAGCTAg